A single Panicum virgatum strain AP13 unplaced genomic scaffold, P.virgatum_v5 scaffold_183, whole genome shotgun sequence DNA region contains:
- the LOC120693823 gene encoding uncharacterized protein LOC120693823 isoform X2, producing the protein MTILSTVCTKLLCTNAHLGRRVAAHHFKVYIRGSRNGIAILDSDKTLICLRNALHFIGSLIRQNGRSFFLKTNHFFIYLIMEKMIYSIMEKMGSCINDSQWKIGAFLTNSYANPKKFRSRKKKIHFGLNQQPDCVVIPNPDRKSSVILEANRSQIPIASLVDSTIPWESNKRITYPIPANDTIQFIYLFRHSITKTVILERPRITASEAGTRSGGGRYLASASDPKGGNRFKNTFFLFYLKCKILLSWVVGYLGKRRKITILFVFSVAVVGLLLWLFPGVTELFLELLKELFPKLLKDLLNVVMTWVLFLLQSLFEGFQEARRATLGGMDKESPSCSEGETALKEEEPTVLHMEDEDWNALSPIQEIPPFHSPERGEVAPNNPVPAGPAAPAAPPAPAAAPEQPLSAKDRIFFNLTQLHGSLSPEEAFFGSLSPEEFLDLTNEIYEKKESILEELRRLTGPVNGQILWQDDTSGNTIRNPQSGKEYDPSMLSMILDSLRQHGRNSKYYKRFLNDRIDTLKKNELINLELNDPSMEELDPLNQVKLLTN; encoded by the exons ATGACAATCCTTTCAACTGTCTGTACAAAATTACTTTGTACGAATGCACATCTCGGCCGTCGGGTAGCTGCTCACCATTTTAAAGTCTATATCCGTGGTTCCAGAAATGGAATTGCTATTCTCGATTCAGACAAGACACTGATTTGTTTACGAAACGCTCTTCATTTTATAGGATCTCTCATTCGTCAAAATGGCCGTTCCTTCTTTTTAAAGACTAATCATTTCTTTATATATTTGATAATGGAAAAAATGATATATTCGATAATGGAAAAAATGGGGAGCTGTATCAATGATTCTCAATGGAAGATCGGGGCTTTTTTGACCAATTCTTATGCTAATCCTAAGAAATTCCGTTCAAGAAAGAAGAAAATCCATTTTGGGTTGAACCAACAACCTGATTGTGTGGTTATTCCGAATCCAGATAGAAAGTCATCGGTCATACTGGAAGCTAATCGATCACAAATACCGATTGCATCCTTAGTTGATTCTACGATCCCATGGGAATCCAATAAAAGAATCACTTATCCCATCCCAGCAAATGATACTATACAGTTCATATATCTATTTCGTCATTCGATCACGAAAACAGTGATTCTTGAACGGCCAAGAATCACAGCAAGTGAAGCGGGTACTAGGTCCGGGGGCGGGAGGTACCTAGCCTCTGCCTCTGACCCAAAAGGGGGGAATAGGTTTAAAAatacctttttccttttttatttaaaatgtaAAATCCTCCTTTCCTGGGTCGTCGGCTATTTGGGAAAAAGGAGGAAAATCACTATTCTTTTTGTATTTTCCGTAGCTGTTGTAGGTCTCCTTCTTTGGCTTTTTCCGGGGGTCACGGAGCTCTTTCTGGAGCTACTCAAGGAGCTCTTTCCGAAGCTACTCAAGGACCTCTTGAATGTTGTCATGACATGGGTACTTTTTCTACTCCAGTCCCTCTTCGAGGGATTTCAGGAGGCCCGCAGAGCGACCCTGGGAGGAATGGATAAAGAAAGTCCCTCCTGCTCCGAGGGCGAAACAGCCCTTAAGGAGGAAGAGCCCACCGTCCTCCATATGGAGGACGAGGACTGGAACGCCCTCTCGCCCATACAAGAGATCCCCCCTTTCCACTCTCCGGAAAGGGGGGAGGTTGCCCCTAACAACCCGGTTCCAGCGGGacctgctgctc ctgctgctccaccggccccAGCAGCTGCTCCCGAGCAGCCTCTGAGTGCCAAAGACAGAATATTTTTCAACTTAACTCAATTGCATGGGTCCTTGAGCCCAGAGGAAGCTTTTTTTGGGTCCTTGAGCCCGGAGGAATTTCTAGACTTAACAAATGAGatttatgaaaaaaaagagagcataCTGGAAGAACTTAGACGTTTAACTGGCCCAGTTAATGGCCAAATACTTTGGCAAGATGATACCTCTGGAAATACAATCCGAAACCCGCAAAGCGGTAAAGAATATGATCCAAGTATGTTGAGTATGATTCTTGATAGTTTGCGGCAACATGGACGAAATAGTAAATATTATAAAAGATTCCTCAATGATAGGATTGATACcctaaaaaaaaatgaattaatTAATTTAGAACTTAATGATCCTTCAATGGAGGAATTGGATCCATTGAATCAAGTCAAGCTACTAACTAACTGA
- the LOC120693823 gene encoding uncharacterized protein LOC120693823 isoform X1 has product MTILSTVCTKLLCTNAHLGRRVAAHHFKVYIRGSRNGIAILDSDKTLICLRNALHFIGSLIRQNGRSFFLKTNHFFIYLIMEKMIYSIMEKMGSCINDSQWKIGAFLTNSYANPKKFRSRKKKIHFGLNQQPDCVVIPNPDRKSSVILEANRSQIPIASLVDSTIPWESNKRITYPIPANDTIQFIYLFRHSITKTVILERPRITASEAGTRSGGGRYLASASDPKGGNRFKNTFFLFYLKCKILLSWVVGYLGKRRKITILFVFSVAVVGLLLWLFPGVTELFLELLKELFPKLLKDLLNVVMTWVLFLLQSLFEGFQEARRATLGGMDKESPSCSEGETALKEEEPTVLHMEDEDWNALSPIQEIPPFHSPERGEVAPNNPVPAGPAAPAAPPAPAAAPEQPLSAKDRIFFNLTQLHGSLSPEEAFFGSLSPEEFLDLTNEIYEKKESILEELRRLTGPVNGQILWQDDTSGNTIRNPQSGKEYDPSMLSMILDSLRQHGRNSKYYKRFLNDRIDTLKKNELINLELNDPSMEELDPLNQVKLLTN; this is encoded by the exons ATGACAATCCTTTCAACTGTCTGTACAAAATTACTTTGTACGAATGCACATCTCGGCCGTCGGGTAGCTGCTCACCATTTTAAAGTCTATATCCGTGGTTCCAGAAATGGAATTGCTATTCTCGATTCAGACAAGACACTGATTTGTTTACGAAACGCTCTTCATTTTATAGGATCTCTCATTCGTCAAAATGGCCGTTCCTTCTTTTTAAAGACTAATCATTTCTTTATATATTTGATAATGGAAAAAATGATATATTCGATAATGGAAAAAATGGGGAGCTGTATCAATGATTCTCAATGGAAGATCGGGGCTTTTTTGACCAATTCTTATGCTAATCCTAAGAAATTCCGTTCAAGAAAGAAGAAAATCCATTTTGGGTTGAACCAACAACCTGATTGTGTGGTTATTCCGAATCCAGATAGAAAGTCATCGGTCATACTGGAAGCTAATCGATCACAAATACCGATTGCATCCTTAGTTGATTCTACGATCCCATGGGAATCCAATAAAAGAATCACTTATCCCATCCCAGCAAATGATACTATACAGTTCATATATCTATTTCGTCATTCGATCACGAAAACAGTGATTCTTGAACGGCCAAGAATCACAGCAAGTGAAGCGGGTACTAGGTCCGGGGGCGGGAGGTACCTAGCCTCTGCCTCTGACCCAAAAGGGGGGAATAGGTTTAAAAatacctttttccttttttatttaaaatgtaAAATCCTCCTTTCCTGGGTCGTCGGCTATTTGGGAAAAAGGAGGAAAATCACTATTCTTTTTGTATTTTCCGTAGCTGTTGTAGGTCTCCTTCTTTGGCTTTTTCCGGGGGTCACGGAGCTCTTTCTGGAGCTACTCAAGGAGCTCTTTCCGAAGCTACTCAAGGACCTCTTGAATGTTGTCATGACATGGGTACTTTTTCTACTCCAGTCCCTCTTCGAGGGATTTCAGGAGGCCCGCAGAGCGACCCTGGGAGGAATGGATAAAGAAAGTCCCTCCTGCTCCGAGGGCGAAACAGCCCTTAAGGAGGAAGAGCCCACCGTCCTCCATATGGAGGACGAGGACTGGAACGCCCTCTCGCCCATACAAGAGATCCCCCCTTTCCACTCTCCGGAAAGGGGGGAGGTTGCCCCTAACAACCCGGTTCCAGCGGGacctgctgctcctgctgctccaccggccccagcagctgctc CCGAGCAGCCTCTGAGTGCCAAAGACAGAATATTTTTCAACTTAACTCAATTGCATGGGTCCTTGAGCCCAGAGGAAGCTTTTTTTGGGTCCTTGAGCCCGGAGGAATTTCTAGACTTAACAAATGAGatttatgaaaaaaaagagagcataCTGGAAGAACTTAGACGTTTAACTGGCCCAGTTAATGGCCAAATACTTTGGCAAGATGATACCTCTGGAAATACAATCCGAAACCCGCAAAGCGGTAAAGAATATGATCCAAGTATGTTGAGTATGATTCTTGATAGTTTGCGGCAACATGGACGAAATAGTAAATATTATAAAAGATTCCTCAATGATAGGATTGATACcctaaaaaaaaatgaattaatTAATTTAGAACTTAATGATCCTTCAATGGAGGAATTGGATCCATTGAATCAAGTCAAGCTACTAACTAACTGA